Proteins from a genomic interval of Helicobacter pylori Shi112:
- a CDS encoding outer membrane protein, protein MRTLLKMLVGASLLAHALIAKEESAAPSWTKNLYMGVNYQTGSINLMTNIHEVREITNYQTGYTNIITSVNSVKKLTNMGSNGIGLVMGYNHFFHPDKILGLRYFAFLDWQGYGMRYPKGYYGGNNMITYGVGVDAVWNFFQGSFYQDDIGVDIGVFGGIAIAGNSWYIGSKGKELLGITNSRAVDNTSFQFLFNFGLKALFVDEHEFEIGFKFPTINNKYYTTDALKVQMRRVFAFYVGYNYHF, encoded by the coding sequence TTGAGAACCTTGTTAAAAATGTTGGTTGGCGCAAGCTTGCTGGCACACGCCTTAATAGCTAAAGAAGAAAGCGCTGCACCTTCTTGGACGAAAAATTTGTATATGGGAGTCAATTACCAAACAGGGTCTATCAATTTAATGACTAATATCCATGAAGTTAGAGAAATTACTAACTATCAAACCGGTTACACCAATATCATAACTAGCGTTAATAGCGTTAAAAAACTCACCAACATGGGATCTAATGGGATTGGATTAGTCATGGGCTATAACCACTTTTTCCATCCGGATAAAATATTGGGCTTGCGTTATTTTGCTTTTTTAGATTGGCAAGGCTATGGCATGAGATACCCTAAAGGCTATTATGGCGGCAATAACATGATCACTTATGGCGTGGGCGTGGATGCGGTGTGGAATTTCTTCCAAGGGAGTTTCTATCAAGATGATATTGGCGTGGATATTGGCGTTTTTGGGGGGATTGCGATTGCGGGGAATAGCTGGTATATTGGCAGTAAAGGGAAGGAATTATTAGGCATCACTAACAGCAGGGCGGTTGATAACACCTCTTTTCAATTCCTCTTTAACTTTGGTCTCAAGGCTTTATTTGTAGATGAACATGAATTTGAAATCGGTTTTAAATTCCCCACCATTAATAACAAATATTACACCACTGATGCACTCAAGGTTCAAATGCGTAGGGTCTTTGCCTTTTATGTGGGGTATAATTACCACTTCTAA
- the flgH gene encoding flagellar basal body L-ring protein FlgH, protein MKKALYLGAVAFSVAFSMASANEPKIDFNPPNYVEETPSKEFIPELNKLGSLFGQGERPLFADRRAMKPNDLITIIVSEKASANYSSSKDYKSASGGNSTPPRLTYNGLDERKKQEAQYLDDKNNYNFTKSSNNTNFKGGGSQKKSEDLEIVLSARIIKVLENGNYFIYGNKEVLVDGEKQILKVSGVIRPYDIERNNTIQSKFLADAKIEYTNLGHLSDSNKKKFAADAMETQMPY, encoded by the coding sequence ATGAAAAAAGCGCTTTATTTAGGGGCTGTTGCGTTTAGCGTTGCATTCAGCATGGCATCAGCCAATGAGCCAAAAATTGATTTTAACCCTCCTAATTATGTAGAAGAAACCCCCTCTAAAGAATTTATCCCTGAATTGAACAAGTTGGGGAGTTTGTTTGGGCAGGGAGAGCGCCCTTTATTTGCGGACAGGAGAGCGATGAAGCCTAACGATTTGATCACAATCATTGTTTCTGAAAAAGCGAGCGCGAATTATTCCAGCTCTAAAGATTATAAAAGCGCTTCAGGGGGTAATTCCACGCCCCCAAGACTCACTTATAACGGGCTAGATGAAAGAAAGAAACAAGAAGCGCAGTATTTAGACGATAAGAATAATTACAATTTCACCAAATCCAGCAATAACACGAATTTTAAAGGCGGTGGCTCGCAAAAAAAGAGCGAAGATTTAGAGATTGTGTTGAGCGCTCGAATCATTAAAGTGCTAGAAAACGGGAATTATTTCATCTATGGGAATAAGGAAGTGCTAGTGGATGGGGAAAAGCAAATCCTTAAGGTGAGTGGGGTGATTCGCCCTTATGATATTGAAAGGAACAATACCATCCAATCCAAGTTTTTAGCCGACGCTAAGATTGAATACACGAATTTAGGGCATTTGAGCGATTCCAATAAAAAGAAATTCGCTGCTGATGCGATGGAAACCCAAATGCCTTATTAA